The DNA sequence TCTACTTTCATCCGGAATAATATTTTTATTGCCTGGTTTAGTGATTTCATACTCGTACTTTTTAAAATTGCTTAAATGTTTCTTTAAATAATTTTCAATTACTTCATTGCTATTTGATAAAAGTAAAATTCCCAACAATATTTTAATTGCTAAAATCATTTTATCGTTTTAAATTATTTGCAATTGACATCATTTCTTCAACAGTTTTAACAGTTTTAGAATTTATTTCGTAAGATCTTTGTGCAGAAATCATTGAGATCATTTCCTCTACAATATCAACATTGGATGATTCTAAAAAACCTTGATTCAATTCACCAAAACCTTCTTGTCCGGCTTGACCAAGTATAGGCGAGCCGGAAGCTTCGGTTTCGTTATATAAGTTATCACCAATTGCTTGCAGACCTCCTGGATTTACAAATTTTGCGAGTTCAATTGTTCCTAATTCAATAGTATCGCCGCCAACTTCAGTGGAAGAAATAATTCCATCTCTTGAAATACTTATGCTTCTTACATCTTCATTCAATGTAAATCCGGGTTCTAAAACATAACCATCCGCTGTAACCATTGAGCCTTCAGAAGATATTTTAAATGATCCATCGCGTGTATAAGAAAATGTTCCGTCACTTTTTCTAACTTGGAAAAATCCGTCTCCATTTATTCCAACATCAAATTGTTGTCCTGTTTGCTGTAAATCACCCTGCACAAAAAGTTTTTGAGTTGAAGATGGCTTTACTCCACTGCCGACTTGAATTTTTGTATTTGAATTTTCCACCGATCCGGGAATAACAGTGTTTTGCGGATTTGCAGAAATTTCTTGATAAATTAAATCCTTAAATTCAGCACGGTTTTTTTTGAAACTCGTGGTGTTCATGTTGGCTATATTATTGGATATAACTTGAATGTTTA is a window from the Ignavibacteriota bacterium genome containing:
- the flgG gene encoding flagellar basal-body rod protein FlgG; the encoded protein is MPTRALKSAASGMYAQEINIQVISNNIANMNTTSFKKNRAEFKDLIYQEISANPQNTVIPGSVENSNTKIQVGSGVKPSSTQKLFVQGDLQQTGQQFDVGINGDGFFQVRKSDGTFSYTRDGSFKISSEGSMVTADGYVLEPGFTLNEDVRSISISRDGIISSTEVGGDTIELGTIELAKFVNPGGLQAIGDNLYNETEASGSPILGQAGQEGFGELNQGFLESSNVDIVEEMISMISAQRSYEINSKTVKTVEEMMSIANNLKR